A part of Vigna radiata var. radiata cultivar VC1973A chromosome 11, Vradiata_ver6, whole genome shotgun sequence genomic DNA contains:
- the LOC106777809 gene encoding serine/threonine-protein kinase/endoribonuclease IRE1a, translating into MIASVLSSPFSLFLLIFLFFSFPTSQSQLLLPSSPPSVKPATALVAALDGTVYLLDSDSGRVFWSFSTGSPIYYSYHAPINNPNHNFTAFVECGDDWELIVHDAHLGKKRLSKSIEEYVASTPIKTKDGASVFGHKRTTMYVVNAKTGGLYRSYSEHDHASNAVSSYDDRLHVASTKDNVLVDPAQLNPPEYLLEITRTDYTLQSVVPGSGIVLWTMKVAEFKAALVCSHTENPSGRKSLDADDGYVLDGGLDFAMPYACWDMKLNEVYRQRKKFLIEPADPERLSEVYEEVDMLPFHTSELMLPSQPANDKIVLGREGMPMLSLPMPNPLSSLQNKIGFYEGNDNVPMLPRSLMETTTEEVDPGRVNKWSKTIPLVLFTIFLGSFIIYHSLVFTNKDQNRETHSKSPPPKKKKARKSIKNNISVTQNKQSLLAQEEGTFTLNETNSSTQVQLDGRRIGKLFVSNKEIAKGSNGTVVLEGTYEGRTVAVKRLVQSHHDVAHKEIQNLIASDRHPNIVRWYGVECDHDFVYLALERCTCNLDDLIHSHSDISENPAVRTSQMKTEETDMHFLWKTNGFPSPLLLKLMRDIVSGLVHLHELGIIHRDLKPQNVLIIKERLLVAKLSDMGISKRLLEDMSSLGESVTGCGSSGWQAPEQLVQGRQTRAVDLFSLGCVLFFCMTAGRHPFGERLERDVNIVKNQKDLFLVEFIPEAEDLISCLLNPNPDLRPMAIEVLHHPLFWSSEMRLSFLRDVSDRVELEDRESVSDLLKSLESIAPLALGAKWDEKLDPEFITNIGRYRRYKFDSVRDLLRVMRNKLNHYREMPQEIQELIGPVPDGFNDYFASRFPRLLIEVYNVIYRNCKNDECFQRYFRYIN; encoded by the exons ATGATTGCTTCCGTTCTAAGCTCTCCGTTTTCCctatttcttctcatttttctcttcttcagcTTTCCCACCTCACAATCCCAACTCTTGCTGCCTTCTTCTCCGCCCTCAGTTAAACCGGCCACCGCACTCGTCGCCGCCCTGGATGGTACCGTGTATTTGTTGGATAGTGATTCTGGAAGGGTTTTTTGGTCTTTTTCAACTGGATCTCCAATCTACTATTCATATCATGCTCCCATCAATAACCCTAACCACAACTTCACCGCCTTCGTTGAATGTGGAGATGATTGGGAATTAATCGTCCACGACGCTCACTTGGGTAAAAAG AGACTATCGAAATCGATTGAAGAGTATGTTGCTTCTACCCCTATCAAGACAAAGGATGGAGCATCTGTATTTGGTCACAAGAGAACCACTATGTATGTAGTTAATGCTAAAACTGGAGGACTATACCGAAGCTACTCTGAACATGATCATGCTTCTAATGCGGTGTCGAGTTATGATGACCGGCTGCATGTTGCAAGTACGAAGGATAATGTTCTTGTTGATCCTGCACAGTTGAATCCACCTGAGTACTTGCTTGAGATAACTAGGACGGATTATACTTTGCAATCCGTTGTTCCTGGTTCTGGAATAGTTTTGTGGACTATGAAAGTGGCTGAATTTAAGGCTGCATTGGTTTGTTCGCATACTGAAAATCCTTCTGGAAGGAAATCGTTAGATGCAGATGATGGGTATGTTTTGGACGGTGGCTTAGATTTTGCCATGCCCTATGCATGTTGGGACATGAAACTGAATGAAGTATACCGCCAACGCAAGAAATTTTTGATAGAACCTGCTGACCCTGAGAGATTGTCTGAGGTTTATGAAGAGGTTGATATGCTTCCATTTCATACTTCAGAGCTCATGCTTCCATCACAACCAGCCAATGATAAAATTGTTCTAGGCCGGGAGGGAATGCCGATGCTATCTTTGCCAATGCCAAATCCTTTGTCTTCTTTGCAAAACAAAATTGGCTTCTATGAGGGCAATGATAATGTTCCTATGCTCCCTCGGTCTCTTATGGAGACCACTACAGAAGAAGTTGATCCAGGCAGGGTAAATAAATGGTCAAAAACAATACCTCTTGTATTATTTACCATCTTTCTAggttcttttattatatatcacTCTCTTGTCTTTACCAATAAAGACCAGAACAGGGAGACACATTCAAAAAGTCCACCTCCTAAGAAGAAGAAAGCTCGCAAGTCAATAAAGAACAACATTTCTGTCACACAGAATAAGCAATCGTTGTTGGCGCAGGAGGAGGGCACATTCACACTTAACGAAACAAACTCCAGTACACAGGTGCAACTTGATGGACGCAGGATCGGTAAACTATTTGTATCTAATAAAGAAATTGCCAAGGGAAGCAATGGTACTGTTGTCCTTGAGGGGACATACGAAGGTCGGACAGTTGCTGTCAAACGTCTTGTTCAGAGTCATCATGATGTGGCCCATAAAGAAATCCAAAATCTCATTGCATCTGACAGGCATCCAAACATTGTCCGATGGTATGGGGTGGAATGCGATCATGATTTTGTTTACCTTGCTCTGGAACGNTGTACATGCAACTTGGACGATTTGATTCATTCGCACTCTGATATATCAGAAAACCCNGCAGTTAGAACTTCTCAAATGAAGACAGAGGAGACTGATATGCACTTTCTTTGGAAAACAAATGGTTTTCCATCACCTCTCTTACTGAAATTGATGAG GGATATAGTTTCTGGGCTTGTTCATTTGCATGAACTAGGGATAATCCATCGGGATTTGAAACCTCAAAATGTTttgataataaaagaaagattattGGTTGCAAAGCTTTCTGACATGGGAATTAGCAAACGTCTTCTCGAAGATATGTCTTCTCTAGGCGAGAGTGTTACGG GCTGTGGCAGTTCAGGCTGGCAAGCACCTGAGCAACTTGTTCAAGGGCGACAAACACGAGCTGTGGATTTATTTAGTTTAGGTTGTGTTCTCTTTTTCTGCATGACTGCAGGAAGGCATCCATTTGGAGAGCGGCTTGAGCGTGATGTCAATATTGTTAAAAATCAAAAAGATCTTTTCTTAGTGGAGTTTATTCCTGAAGCTGAGGATCTTATTTCTTGTTTGTTAAACCCTAATCCTGATCTTAG GCCAATGGCGATTGAAGTATTGCATCATCCTCTCTTTTGGAGCTCTGAGATGAGACTTTCATTTTTGCGTGATGTAAGTGATAGGGTGGAACTTGAAGATAGAGAATCCGTTTCTGATCTTTTGAAGTCATTAGAAAGCATTGCTCCACTGGCTTTAGGTGCAAAATGGGATGAGAAGCTAGATCCTGAGTTCATCACTAACATTGGTCGATACAGGAGATATAAATTTGACAGTGTGCGGGACTTGTTGAGGGTCATGAGAAATAAGCTAAACCATTACAGGGAAATGCCTCAAGAAATCCAG GAACTGATAGGACCTGTTCCGGATGGATTCAATGACTACTTTGCAAGTCGATTCCCAAGGCTCTTGATTGAAGTGTACAATGTTATATACAGAAATTGCAAGAACGATGAATGCTTTCAAAGATATTTTAGATACATTAACTAG